One Microvirga lotononidis genomic window carries:
- a CDS encoding ABC transporter ATP-binding protein, with protein MSEPSTIRPPSGCAVTIDQVSKRYGSNTVLKSINMAIKPGEFFTLLGPSGCGKTTLLRALAGFHGIDEGRILFNGQDVSRTQPWDRNIGFVFQNYALWPNKTVFDNVAYGLRIRNVPKAEIARRVRDALERVELRNVEARFPGEMSGGMQQRIALARALVIDPPLLLLDEPMSNLDAKLRVSLRRQLRDIQEALGVTAIYVTHDQEEALELSDRVAVMQGGIVQQLGKPEDIYASPSNRFVAEFVGAANLVDGVLREGRFELKGGGRIEVPDAQTDGPATLFVRPEGLRLVDPHVAGVLPGHVASARYVGRAWVHEVQVSDDEILIVDVATRIPNGTPVGLAINAPRFLRAS; from the coding sequence ATGTCTGAACCTTCGACCATACGTCCCCCGTCCGGCTGCGCCGTCACCATCGACCAGGTCTCGAAGCGTTATGGCTCCAACACGGTGCTGAAATCGATCAATATGGCAATCAAGCCGGGCGAGTTCTTTACCCTGCTCGGTCCATCGGGGTGCGGGAAGACGACCTTGCTGCGCGCGCTCGCCGGCTTCCATGGCATCGACGAAGGGCGCATTCTCTTCAATGGCCAGGACGTCTCGCGGACACAGCCCTGGGACCGGAACATTGGGTTCGTATTCCAAAACTATGCGCTCTGGCCCAATAAGACCGTCTTCGACAACGTGGCCTACGGACTGCGGATCCGCAACGTCCCGAAAGCCGAGATTGCTCGGCGTGTCCGGGATGCTCTTGAGCGCGTCGAACTCAGGAATGTCGAGGCACGCTTTCCCGGCGAGATGAGTGGCGGCATGCAGCAACGCATTGCGCTGGCCCGCGCGCTGGTGATCGATCCGCCGCTGCTCCTGCTCGACGAGCCCATGTCGAACCTCGACGCCAAGCTGCGCGTGAGCCTGCGCCGGCAACTTCGTGACATCCAGGAGGCGCTCGGGGTCACGGCCATCTACGTGACTCACGACCAGGAGGAGGCTCTGGAGCTGTCCGACCGCGTTGCGGTGATGCAGGGCGGGATCGTTCAACAGCTCGGAAAGCCCGAGGATATCTATGCCTCTCCGAGCAATCGCTTCGTTGCCGAGTTCGTGGGCGCCGCAAACCTCGTCGATGGAGTTCTCCGCGAGGGACGATTCGAACTGAAAGGGGGCGGCCGGATCGAGGTGCCCGACGCCCAGACCGATGGGCCCGCAACTCTGTTCGTGCGCCCTGAAGGACTTCGCCTAGTCGATCCGCATGTCGCCGGGGTTCTTCCGGGCCATGTTGCCAGCGCCCGCTATGTCGGTCGGGCCTGGGTTCATGAAGTCCAAGTTTCCGACGATGAGATCCTGATCGTCGATGTGGCCACACGGATCCCGAACGGCACCCCCGTCGGCCTCGCCATCAACGCGCCACGCTTTCTGAGGGCCTCATGA